A genomic segment from Lineus longissimus chromosome 15, tnLinLong1.2, whole genome shotgun sequence encodes:
- the LOC135499576 gene encoding protein Wnt-1-like codes for MLGFTERGLLFKSNSGFRQTVTTVILISLVLCTALPEQSPSAEPDSSDANEVNKLKHSKKRPHRYKVRGVKWWILANADQPSNDLKSAMSTVQISKSLQPLTKKQRRLVTKNPGSLQAIIKGAKMAIAECKFQLKARRWNCPTKDSSHGGSIFGKMLHTGSRETAFIYSLTSAAVTHATSRGCSEGSIYTCQCDYRTNKPSGRDWQWGGCSDNAAFGHKYSRSFVDVVERGRDLRYMMNMHNNEAGRLHVAEEMKQECKCHGMSGSCTMKTCWMRLPTWRKVGNMLKDKFDGATRVVGGNAGNTGRSRRPKKFNLIPHDATHKPPTARDIVYFENSPSFCDRSSTFGHAGTKGRECNASSIGTDGCDIMCCGRGHKTESFIVKERCSCIFKWCCTVHCETCTRTKLKHTCL; via the exons ATGTTGGGATTTACCGAACGGGGATTACTTTTTAAAAGCAATTCGGGCTTTCGGCAAACAGTGACGACAGTTATCTTAATTTCGTTAGTGCTGTGCACGGCGTTACCGGAACAATCACCAAGCGCAGAACCGGATTCTTCTGATGCCAACGAAGTGAATAAATTAAAACACAGCAAAAAACGACCGCATCGGTACAAAGTCAGGGGAGTCAAATGGTG GATTCTGGCCAATGCTGACCAACCTTCAAATGACCTCAAAAGTGCAATGTCAACCGTCCAAATCAGCAAAAGTCTGCAACCGCTCACAAAGAAACAGCGCCGCCTAGTGACAAAAAATCCAGGTTCCTTACAAGCAATCATCAAAGGAGCCAAGATGGCGATTGCGGAGTGTAAATTTCAGCTGAAGGCCCGGCGGTGGAATTGCCCCACGAAGGACAGCAGTCACGGAGGGTCGATTTTCGGGAAGATGCTCCACACTG gTTCGAGAGAAACAGCATTCATATATTCCTTAACAAGTGCAGCAGTGACCCACGCTACATCCCGCGGCTGCAGTGAGGGCAGTATATATACCTGCCAGTGTGATTATCGGACAAACAAACCCAGCGGCCGGGACTGGCAATGGGGCGGCTGCAGTGACAACGCCGCTTTCGGGCATAAATATTCTCGAAGTTTCGTGGACGTGGTCGAGAGAGGGCGAGATTTGAGATACATGATGAATATGCACAACAATGAAGCGGGTAGATTG CACGTCGCCGAGGAGATGAAACAGGAATGTAAGTGTCACGGAATGTCGGGGAGCTGCACGATGAAGACTTGCTGGATGAGATTACCCACGTGGCGCAAGGTCGGCAACATGTTGAAGGATAAGTTCGACGGAGCAACGAGAGTCGTCGGTG GTAACGCTGGAAATACGGGAAGAAGTCGGCGACCGAAGAAGTTTAACCTCATCCCGCATGATGCGACGCACAAACCGCCGACAGCCAGAGACATCGTTTATTTCGAGAATTCGCCGTCATTCTGTGACCGATCGAGCACTTTCGGCCATGCTGGCACCAAAGGACGGGAGTGTAATGCCTCGTCGATAGGGACGGACGGGTGCGACATCATGTGCTGCGGCCGGGGCCATAAGACTGAGAGTTTCATAGTGAAAGAGCGATGTAGTTGCATCTTTAAGTGGTGTTGTACTGTGCATTGTGAAACATGTACGCGGACTAAGTTGAAGCATACTTGTTTATAG
- the LOC135499424 gene encoding C-C chemokine receptor type 1-like, with amino-acid sequence MRRSEESASTTSPQQELSATDIIIGYYLPPIFLSLGFTGNLLIIVVLSQHRYRASSSCLYLRFLAMWGIAYLTVDLQTHLMTVFPEKVAKVGNAFCAEVMFFGYSVINMKAYTVVLMTFSRFIAVIFPLKAAVICTLTSVKRFQAVNVLFFGIWALPHVIYQKKNTDVAFGSFACKFDVPRLVAWGYELAHVTLIAILPFAIIIGFNICIIVGIRRRRKESSAMTGSGNFSDDTAVVTLVALATITFLICSTPYLIHVTFWDFASASKVLSPEQNRQYGMSQMVAMLFYKIYQCANFIIYFVACRRFREDFKVVIFCKWARR; translated from the coding sequence ATGAGAAGATCGGAAGAAAGTGCGTCTACCACATCTCCCCAGCAGGAGCTGTCAGCGACTGACATCATCATAGGATACTATCTACCGCCGATTTTCCTTTCGTTAGGTTTCACCGGCAACTTACTAATTATCGTCGTATTGTCACAGCACCGATACAGGGCCAGCTCGTCCTGTCTCTACCTTCGTTTCCTCGCCATGTGGGGAATAGCATACCTCACTGTTGATTTGCAAACCCACCTAATGACAGTATTCCCTGAGAAGGTTGCCAAGGTAGGCAACGCATTCTGCGCTGAGGTGATGTTTTTCGGGTACAGCGTCATCAACATGAAGGCGTACACAGTTGTCCTGATGACCTTTTCTCGGTTCATCGCCGTAATTTTCCCGCTCAAAGCTGCAGTCATTTGTACGTTGACCTCTGTGAAGCGCTTCCAGGCCGTTAATGTACTTTTTTTCGGGATCTGGGCATTGCCACACGTCATCTATCAGAAGAAAAACACGGACGTCGCATTCGGGAGTTTTGCGTGTAAATTCGACGTTCCTCGTTTAGTCGCTTGGGGGTATGAATTAGCCCATGTAACACTGATTGCAATACTTCCGTTTGCAATTATCATTGGCTTCAACATATGTATTATTGTTGGCATCAGAAGGAGAAGAAAAGAGAGCAGCGCCATGACCGGCAGTGGAAATTTTAGTGACGATACGGCTGTTGTGACCTTGGTTGCCCTAGCAACCATCACGTTTCTCATCTGTTCGACTCCATATCTCATCCACGTGACCTTCTGGGATTTTGCCTCAGCGTCTAAAGTGTTGTCTCCGGAACAAAACAGGCAATATGGCATGTCACAGATGGTAGCTATGCTGTTCTATAAGATTTATCAGTGCGCGAATTTTATCATCTACTTTGTCGCGTGCAGAAGATTCAGAGAAGATTTTAAGGTGGTGATTTTCTGTAAGTGGGCAAGGCGCTAG
- the LOC135499706 gene encoding protein Wnt-9a-like, which translates to MSIRRSINGLVVSLLLGPLYFSPMAQGYFGLTARKGLYFLQSERIGSIPGSALSNNAKPGPCKHLSLRGKQRRLCKREPGIGHSLIEAARLSAWACQDQFKMERWNCSIGKHRLNILKRGFKETAFLYAISSAGLVHTFARACSSGRLDRCTCGKTKNKNTETWKLGGCGDNIKFGTRFSRRFLKARDTDSNSEDFRAKIDEHNTNVGLRIVKKNIQKVCRCHGASGSCSIKTCWKQLAPFVSTAELVKEKYDAATLVKTDMNSAQKMPMSMIALRKTENGEDVEEGVPLPTELVFSERSPSFCKNGRYSFGTQSRRCEKTSNCGVICCGRGYNSQIRTVFKPCNCRMHWCCELKCDNCTFQEDHFLCK; encoded by the exons ATGTCCATTCGGCGCTCAATCAATGGATTAGTTGTGTCTTTATTATTAGGACCATTGTACTTTTCGCCAATGGCTCAAGGATATTTCGG ACTGACAGCCCGGAAGGGTTTGTATTTTCTCCAGAGTGAGCGCATTGGTTCGATACCAGGATCCGCGCTCAGCAACAACGCCAAACCAGGCCCTTGTAAACATCTAAGTTTACGTGGAAAGCAGCGGCGACTGTGCAAGCGGGAACCTGGGATAGGACATAGTCTAATCGAAGCGGCAAGGCTGTCAGCATGGGCCTGCCAGGACCAGTTTAAAATGGAACGATGGAATTGCTCAATAGGGAAACACAGGTTGAACATACTAAAGCGAG GTTTCAAAGAGACCGCTTTCCTCTATGCCATATCGTCCGCGGGTCTCGTGCACACATTCGCCAGGGCGTGCAGCAGCGGAAGGCTGGACAGATGCACGTGTGGCAAGACCAAAAACAAAAATACGGAAACGTGGAAGCTCGGAGGTTGTGGAGACAATATTAAGTTTGGGACACGTTTCAGTCGACGGTTTTTGAAAGCTCGCGACACAGACTCAAACTCTGAGGACTTTCGAGCAAAGATTGATGAGCACAATACAAATGTTGGACTAAGA ATAGTCAAAAAGAATATTCAAAAGGTCTGTCGATGTCACGGAGCTTCTGGATCATGTTCAATCAAGACGTGCTGGAAACAGTTAGCTCCCTTCGTCAGTACGGCTGAACTTGTTAAGGAAAAATACGACGCGGCAACTTTAGTTAAAACGGATATGAATAGTGCGCAAAAGATGCCTATGAGTATGATTGCACTGAGGAAGACGGAGAATGGCGAAGATGTGGAGGAGGGTGTGCCCCTTCCCACTGAACTCGTGTTTTCGGAAAGGTCTCCGAGTTTTTGTAAAAATGGTCGCTACTCTTTCGGCACTCAAAGCCGGCGTTGTGAGAAGACGTCCAATTGTGGAGTGATCTGTTGCGGAAGAGGATATAATTCTCAGATCCGGACGGTTTTCAAGCCATGTAACTGTCGCATGCATTGGTGTTGTGAACTTAAGTGCGATAACTGTACTTTTCAAGAGGACCATTTTCTTTGTAAATAA